A single region of the Brassica rapa cultivar Chiifu-401-42 chromosome A03, CAAS_Brap_v3.01, whole genome shotgun sequence genome encodes:
- the LOC103861479 gene encoding uncharacterized protein LOC103861479 — translation MNGYSKMDSTDQNPDPVDLLQTQKPDQETAEMKPRLSRNRSVAASGQVLRSPMKTAMSMRRSSSVSERYCRIYDQSSATFPLPFNEEDEDEDEEEDDDKERMHKKKKSNSIKKKAFVKACKRFFGIS, via the coding sequence ATGAATGGCTACTCCAAAATGGATTCAACCGACCAGAACCCCGACCCGGTCGATCTCTTGCAGACCCAGAAACCCGATCAAGAAACTGCTGAGATGAAACCGAGGCTGAGCAGGAACAGGTCAGTGGCTGCATCAGGGCAAGTGCTTCGCTCACCAATGAAGACTGCTATGTCTATGAGAAGATCTTCGTCTGTCTCTGAACGTTACTGTAGAATCTATGACCAGAGCTCTGCCACGTTTCCTCTTCCTTtcaatgaagaagatgaagatgaagatgaagaagaagatgatgataaaGAGAGGAtgcataagaagaagaagagcaacagcaTCAAGAAAAAAGCATTCGTAAAGGCTTGTAAGCGATTCTTTGGGATCTCTTaa
- the LOC103861480 gene encoding heat shock 70 kDa protein 6, chloroplastic, translated as MASSTAQIHVLGGIGFAASSKRNLNGKANLKPRSAFFGTRAGPFSAQTSAFLKMNTRKGSRYAVGPVRVANEKVVGIDLGTTNSAVAAMEGGKPTIVTNAEGQRTTPSVVAYTKSGDRLVGQIAKRQAVVNPENTFFSVKRFIGRRMNEVDEEAKQVSYRVVKDDNGNVKLECPAIGKQFAAEEISAQVLRKLVDDASRFLNEKVTKAVVTVPAYFNDSQRTATKDAGRIAGLEVLRIINEPTAASLAYGFERKSNETILVFDLGGGTFDVSVLEVGDGVFEVLSTSGDTHLGGDDFDKRVVDWLASNFKKDEGIDLLKDKQALQRLTEAAEKAKIELSSLTQTNMSLPFITATADGPKHIETTLTRAKFEELCSDLLDRCKTPVENSLRDAKLSFKDIDEVILVGGSTRIPAVQEVVRKLTGKEPNVTVNPDEVVALGAAVQAGVLAGDVSDIVLLDVTPLSIGLETLGGVMTKIIPRNSTLPTSKSEVFSTAADGQTSVEINVLQGEREFVRDNKSLGSFRLDGIPPAPRGVPQIEVKFDIDANGILSVSASDKGTGKKQDITITGASTLPKDEVEQMVQEAERFAKDDKEKREAIDTKNQADSVVYQTEKQLKELGEKIPGEVKEKVEAKLQELKDKLASGTTQEIKDTMAALNQEVMQIGQSMYNQPGAGAGAAAAGPSPGGEYASADSASKGGDDVIDADFTDSK; from the exons ATGGCTTCCTCCACCGCCCAGATTCACGTCCTCGGCGGAATTGGATTCGCCGCTTCTTCCAAGAGGAACCTCAATGGCAAAGCTAACCTCAAGCCGAGAAGCGCCTTCTTCGGCACCAGAGCCGGTCCTTTCTCTGCCCAGACCTCCGCCTTTCTGAAAATGAACACCCGGAAAGGCTCCAGATACGCCGTAGGCCCGGTCCGCGTGGCGAACGAGAAGGTCGTCGGGATCGATTTGGGAACGACGAACTCCGCCGTGGCTGCGATGGAAGGAGGCAAGCCGACGATTGTGACGAACGCCGAAGGTCAGAGGACGACGCCGTCTGTGGTGGCGTACACGAAGAGCGGTGACAGGCTCGTGGGGCAGATTGCGAAGAGGCAGGCGGTTGTTAATCCGGAGAACACCTTCTTCTCGGTGAAGAGGTTTATCGGTAGGAGGATGAATGAGGTTGATGAGGAGGCTAAGCAGGTGTCTTACAGAGTTGTGAAGGATGATAACGGGAACGTTAAGCTCGAGTGTCCAGCCATTGGGAAACAGTTTGCTGCTGAGGAGATTTCAGCTCAG gTTTTGAGGAAGCTTGTGGATGATGCTTCGAGGTTCTTGAATGAGAAAGTGACCAAGGCTGTTGTTACTGTACCTGCTTACTTCAATGACTCGCAGAGGACAGCTACTAAAGATGCTGGTCGGATTGCTGGGTTGGAAGTTCTTCGTATTATCAATGAGCCCACGGCTGCTTCTTTGGCTTATGGGTTTGAGAGAAAGAGCAATGAGACTATTCTAGTCTTTGATCTTGGTGGTGGTACCTTTGATGTCTCAG TGCTTGAGGTTGGTGATGGTGTGTTTGAAGTACTTTCTACTTCTGGTGACACACATTTGGGTGGTGATGATTTTGACAAG AGAGTTGTTGATTGGCTTGCTTCTAACTTCAAAAAAGATGAAGGCATTGATCTTCTGAAAGACAAACAAGCACTTCAGAGGCTGACCGAAGCAGCAGAAAAAGCTAAAATCGAGCTTTCCTCCCTCACTCAAACGAATATGAG CTTGCCATTTATCACGGCCACGGCTGATGGACCTAAACACATAGAAACCACCCTCACACGTGCCAAGTTTGAAGAATTGTGCTCAGATTTACTCGACAG GTGTAAGACTCCCGTTGAGAATTCGCTGAGAGATGCAAAGCTCAGCTTTAAGGATATTGATGAAGTGATCCTTGTTGGTGGATCGACACGTATTCCTGCTGTTCAGGAAGTCGTCAGGAAGCTGACTGGCAAAGAACCCAATGTGACTGTTAACCCTGATGAGGTTGTAGCTCTAGGTGCCGCTGTCCAG GCTGGTGTTCTGGCTGGAGATGTGAGCGACATTGTCCTTCTTGACGTGACACCGCTTTCCATTGGTTTGGAAACCCTTGGTGGTGTTATGACCAAGATTATTCCAAGGAACTCAACTCTACCTACCTCTAAGTCAGAAGTCTTCTCTACTGCTGCTGATGGACAGACAAGCGTTGAGATTAATGTGCTCCAAGGGGAGAGGGAGTTTGTCCGGGATAACAAGTCTCTTGGTAGCTTCCGTCTAGATGGTATCCCACCAGCACCACGTGGAGTTCCACAGATCGAAGTCAAATTTGACATTGATGCCAATGGTATTCTGTCCGTCAGTGCCAGTGACAAAGGCACCGGAAAGAAACAAGACATCACCATTACCGGTGCCAGTACATTGCCCAAGGACGAG GTAGAGCAAATGGTCCAAGAAGCAGAAAGGTTTGCAAAGGATgacaaggagaagagagaaGCAATTGACACAAAGAACCAAGCGGATTCAGTGGTGTACCAGACAGAGAAGCAACTTAAAGAACTCGGAGAGAAGATTCCAGGTGAAGTGAAAGAGAAGGTGGAGGCCAAGCTACAAGAGCTGAAGGACAAGCTTGCAAGTGGAACCACTCAAGAAATCAAGGACACAATGGCTGCTCTTAACCAAGAAGTGATGCAGATTGGTCAGTCGATGTACAACCAGCCTGGAGCTGGAGCTGGAGCAGCAGCTGCAGGTCCTTCCCCCGGAGGTGAATATGCTTCAGCAGATTCAGCAAGTAAAGGTGGAGATGATGTGATTGATGCTGACTTCACGGACAGCAAATGA
- the LOC103861482 gene encoding uncharacterized protein LOC103861482 isoform X2 — protein sequence MEEVVSEILLERMSGYDAAKTEKIGVWWDMNDCPIPEGYDARRVRPSIERAFKERGYSGPVSITAYADQTQTPSHVLRGLSSSGVAVAHTRSGSTCSVMHRDMVEWRGQNPPPGTIMIISDQVNGDFSWDLARLQQRTRYGLFLAYSKKQCNDYLLVYFANCRWEKLLEEGGAPPVVVAGELSSAAMFYCKSCNFDCQSLKKFRNHLSSYKHGMEDAITPPVTKFLFATKSWARNYPASPEHATSKIHVLWDMNDCPIPEGYDARQVRPSIEMAFEEIGYSGPVSITAYADQTQTPVHHLLALSSTGVDFAHTLPWVHYSRMITDFEIWTRVNPAPASVMIISDEVASSKSRSKIICLKLQKFNYNCFLAYSVRPSETPLLVTSAEWLWESLLAETRRHILHKCSESERVVASTGMFCCKLCFCDCKSLDAFNKHLSNKEHRKEEHRMLAHTQSFRRSLRQFKISKYHDQVGCPPKRMRKAPRKGFLPRPLRFTRR from the exons atggaggaagttgtgtctgAGATTTTGTTAGAGAGGATGTCGGGGTACGATGCGGCGAAGACAGAAAAAATAGGGGTGTGGTGGGACATGAATGACTGTCCGATTCCGGAGGGGTATGATGCTCGTCGGGTGCGTCCAAGTATAGAAAGGGCGTTCAAGGAACGAGGCTACTCTGGTCCTGTCTCCATCACTGCCTATGCCGACCAAACACAAACCCCTAGCCACGTCCTGCGAGGGCTCTCTTCCAGTGGAGTCGCTGTTGCACATACCAGATCCG GAAGCACGTGTTCAGTCATGCATCGGGATATGGTGGAATGGCGAGGTCAAAATCCACCTCCGGGTACAATCATGATCATATCGGATCAGGTGAATGGTGACTTCTCCTGGGATCTGGCCAGGCTACAACAGCGCACTAGATACGGCCTTTTCCTGGCTTATTCAAAGAAGCAATGCAATGATTATCTCCTGGTCTATTTTGCAAATTGTCGCTGGGAAAAATTACTAGAAGAAGGAGGCGCACCACCTGTTGTTGTGGCTGGTGAATTATCATCTGCTGCCATGTTTTATTGCAAATCGTGCAATTTCGATTGCCAAAGCCTGAAGAAATTCAGGAATCATCTCTCCAGTTATAAGCATGGAATGGAA GACGCTATAACACCTCCGGTCACAAAATTCTTGTTTGCAACGAAGTCGTGGGCAAGGAACTACCCGGCCTCGCCTGAACACGCCACATCTAAAATACATGTGTTGTGGGACATGAACGACTGCCCGATTCCTGAGGGGTATGATGCTCGTCAGGTGCGTCCAAGTATAGAAATGGCGTTCGAGGAAATAGGCTACTCTGGTCCTGTCTCCATCACCGCCTATGCCGACCAAACACAAACCCCTGTTCACCACCTTCTAGCACTCTCTTCCACTGGTGTCGATTTTGCACATACCCTTCCCT GGGTCCATTACAGTCGCATGATTACAGATTTTGAAATATGGACAAGAGTTAATCCTGCTCCGGCTTCAGTTATGATCATATCGGATGAAGTGGCTTCCAGCAAGTCTCGTTCAAAAATTATTTGTCTGAAACTACAAAAGTTTAACTACAACTGTTTTTTGGCCTATTCAGTTAGGCCTTCTGAAACGCCACTCCTGGTCACTTCTGCAGAGTGGCTCTGGGAAAGCTTACTTGCAG AGACAAGAAGACACATTCTTCACAAGTGCAGTGAAAGTGAAAGAGTTGTTGCATCTACCGGAATGTTTTGTTGCAAATTGTGTTTTTGTGATTGCAAAAGCCTGGATGCTTTCAATAAGCATCTCTCAAATAAAGAACATAGAAAGGAG GAGCACAGAATGCTTGCGCATACTCAATCTTTTCGTCGCAGTCTAAGGCAATTTAAAATATCCAAGTACCATGATCAG GTAGGATGTCCTCCCAAACGTATGAGGAAAGCACCCCGGAAGGGTTTTCTCCCAAGACCATTACGTTTTACTAGACGTTGA
- the LOC103861482 gene encoding uncharacterized protein LOC103861482 isoform X1 has translation MEEVVSEILLERMSGYDAAKTEKIGVWWDMNDCPIPEGYDARRVRPSIERAFKERGYSGPVSITAYADQTQTPSHVLRGLSSSGVAVAHTRSGSTCSVMHRDMVEWRGQNPPPGTIMIISDQVNGDFSWDLARLQQRTRYGLFLAYSKKQCNDYLLVYFANCRWEKLLEEGGAPPVVVAGELSSAAMFYCKSCNFDCQSLKKFRNHLSSYKHGMEDAITPPVTKFLFATKSWARNYPASPEHATSKIHVLWDMNDCPIPEGYDARQVRPSIEMAFEEIGYSGPVSITAYADQTQTPVHHLLALSSTGVDFAHTLPWVHYSRMITDFEIWTRVNPAPASVMIISDEVASSKSRSKIICLKLQKFNYNCFLAYSVRPSETPLLVTSAEWLWESLLAVSETRRHILHKCSESERVVASTGMFCCKLCFCDCKSLDAFNKHLSNKEHRKEEHRMLAHTQSFRRSLRQFKISKYHDQVGCPPKRMRKAPRKGFLPRPLRFTRR, from the exons atggaggaagttgtgtctgAGATTTTGTTAGAGAGGATGTCGGGGTACGATGCGGCGAAGACAGAAAAAATAGGGGTGTGGTGGGACATGAATGACTGTCCGATTCCGGAGGGGTATGATGCTCGTCGGGTGCGTCCAAGTATAGAAAGGGCGTTCAAGGAACGAGGCTACTCTGGTCCTGTCTCCATCACTGCCTATGCCGACCAAACACAAACCCCTAGCCACGTCCTGCGAGGGCTCTCTTCCAGTGGAGTCGCTGTTGCACATACCAGATCCG GAAGCACGTGTTCAGTCATGCATCGGGATATGGTGGAATGGCGAGGTCAAAATCCACCTCCGGGTACAATCATGATCATATCGGATCAGGTGAATGGTGACTTCTCCTGGGATCTGGCCAGGCTACAACAGCGCACTAGATACGGCCTTTTCCTGGCTTATTCAAAGAAGCAATGCAATGATTATCTCCTGGTCTATTTTGCAAATTGTCGCTGGGAAAAATTACTAGAAGAAGGAGGCGCACCACCTGTTGTTGTGGCTGGTGAATTATCATCTGCTGCCATGTTTTATTGCAAATCGTGCAATTTCGATTGCCAAAGCCTGAAGAAATTCAGGAATCATCTCTCCAGTTATAAGCATGGAATGGAA GACGCTATAACACCTCCGGTCACAAAATTCTTGTTTGCAACGAAGTCGTGGGCAAGGAACTACCCGGCCTCGCCTGAACACGCCACATCTAAAATACATGTGTTGTGGGACATGAACGACTGCCCGATTCCTGAGGGGTATGATGCTCGTCAGGTGCGTCCAAGTATAGAAATGGCGTTCGAGGAAATAGGCTACTCTGGTCCTGTCTCCATCACCGCCTATGCCGACCAAACACAAACCCCTGTTCACCACCTTCTAGCACTCTCTTCCACTGGTGTCGATTTTGCACATACCCTTCCCT GGGTCCATTACAGTCGCATGATTACAGATTTTGAAATATGGACAAGAGTTAATCCTGCTCCGGCTTCAGTTATGATCATATCGGATGAAGTGGCTTCCAGCAAGTCTCGTTCAAAAATTATTTGTCTGAAACTACAAAAGTTTAACTACAACTGTTTTTTGGCCTATTCAGTTAGGCCTTCTGAAACGCCACTCCTGGTCACTTCTGCAGAGTGGCTCTGGGAAAGCTTACTTGCAG TTTCAGAGACAAGAAGACACATTCTTCACAAGTGCAGTGAAAGTGAAAGAGTTGTTGCATCTACCGGAATGTTTTGTTGCAAATTGTGTTTTTGTGATTGCAAAAGCCTGGATGCTTTCAATAAGCATCTCTCAAATAAAGAACATAGAAAGGAG GAGCACAGAATGCTTGCGCATACTCAATCTTTTCGTCGCAGTCTAAGGCAATTTAAAATATCCAAGTACCATGATCAG GTAGGATGTCCTCCCAAACGTATGAGGAAAGCACCCCGGAAGGGTTTTCTCCCAAGACCATTACGTTTTACTAGACGTTGA
- the LOC103861483 gene encoding uncharacterized protein At5g49945, with product MNLHHLSLLSIALISLLCLYHALASSHFEGFDAEDDEDPTELHHSLTPPLLTQSESTVLDPEPDSTPITKPDPPPTQTGSNKLSPASFDFWDEDEFEGLPEDEPTEIPSPIASESPSDPQTPDPEDTATPEKKKLSSFTVEIVCVSILIAYLTNYFLGKRDNESLALSWASKFALKDAIFEKNFSLLGVGEGDDSPLLLKEATNVFKFYASGRRYCHGMLATLELKSRHDLISRLFNCVVPCKDEISFEVYMNDEGMDHVVFALARKKAAKGMFKEMRDLQRFGGMVGAPGGRKWVAEELAVVSESKEVAGDMITDVVLDQVFGDKSFEKFGKYFISMHFSDQHPGKHRKMLLFKFALPDAKHMDDMVRLIALIPYYIDLIGRYKLSSQARNKTDGARQKVAQEAYKELESVRQEALQRKKAEKKRLLEEAEAKLSGEALRKKEAKERARQMKKSMPKVKMSRGH from the exons ATGAATCTTCACCacctctctctcctctccatcGCTCTGATCTCTCTCCTCTGTCTCTACCATGCTCTCGCTTCTTCCCACTTCGAAGGCTTCGATGCCGAAGACGACGAGGATCCAACCGAGCTCCACCACTCGCTCACTCCTCCCCTCCTAACTCAATCCGAGTCAACAGTTCTAGATCCAGAACCCGATTCTACTCCGATCACTAAACCGGACCCTCCCCCGACTCAAACCGGTTCCAACAAGCTCTCACCAGCCTCATTCGATTTCTGGGACGAAGACGAGTTCGAAGGATTACCAGAAGACGAACCAACGGAGATTCCATCTCCGATCGCTTCCGAATCACCTTCAGATCCACAGACTCCAGATCCAGAGGACACTGCCACTCccgagaagaagaagctttcctCCTTCACAGTTGAGATCGTCTGCGTCTCGATCTTGATCGCATACCTAACCAACTACTTCCTCGGCAAGCGCGACAACGAGAGCCTCGCTCTCTCCTGGGCCTCGAAGTTCGCTCTCAAGGACGCGATCTTCGAGAAGAACTTCAGCCTTCTCGGCGTCGGCGAAGGAGATGACTCTCCTTTGTTGTTAAAAGAGGCGACGAACGTGTTTAAATTCTACGCGAGCGGGCGTAGGTACTGCCACGGGATGTTGGCGACCTTGGAGCTTAAGAGCAGGCACGATCTGATCTCGAGGCTTTTTAACTGCGTGGTGCCTTGTAAAGACGAGATCAGTTTCGAGGTTTATATGAACGATGAAGGTATGGATCATGTTGTGTTTGCGTTGGCGAGGAAGAAGGCGGCGAAAGGGATGTTTAAGGAGATGAGGGATTTGCAGAGGTTTGGAGGGATGGTGGGAGCTCCTGGTGGGAGGAAGTGGGTGGCGGAGGAGTTGGCTGTGGTCTCTGAGTCTAAGGAGGTGGCTGGGGATATGATCACTGATGTTGTGCTTGATCAG GTTTTTGGTGACAAATCCTTCGAAAAGTTTGGCAAGTATTTCATTTCGATGCATTTTTCGGACCAACATCCTGGCAAACACAGGAAGATGCTGCTTTTCAAGTTTGCCTTGCCTGATGCTAAGCACATGGATGATATGGTCCGGTTGATAGCGCTAATTCCGTATTACATTGACTTAATCGGACGCTACAAGCTCAGCTCGCAG GCACGGAACAAAACTGACGGAGCTAGGCAAAAGGTGGCGCAGGAAGCGTACAAGgaacttgagagtgtgaggcaAGAGGCATTGCAGAGAAAGAAAGCCGAAAAGAAGAGATTACTGGAGGAGGCAGAGGCTAAGCTTAGCGGTGAGGCTCTGAGGAAGAAAGAGGCAAAGGAACGTGCACGCCAGATGAAAAAGTCAATGCCAAAAGTTAAGATGAGTCGTGGTCACTAG